A window of Massilia sp. NR 4-1 genomic DNA:
ATCGTGACGGTGCTGCGGCCGTTTTCCAGCGTGACCGTGGTTTGCGTGCCTATGTAGGCTTTGCCATTGATGCGGAACAGTTTGGCCGCATCGTCGTGCACGGTGCTGCTGTTGGGCAGTCCCGGCAGGCGCGTGGCGATCAGGCGGCCCGAGCCGTCATAGGCGTAGCTGGTCAGGATGTTGCGCGCGTCGACGGTTTGCAGAAGCTGGCCGGTCTGGTCGTACACATACTGGACGGTGGACTGGCTGCCGTCGCTGATGCCATTGCCGGCGGCGTCCAATTTGGCGTAGCTGGTGCTGCGCGCCAGCAGGCCGCGCGCATCGTAGCTGGTGTCGGTGCGTACGGCCTGCTTTTTCAGGTCGGCGCCCAGGCCATTGGCCCAGGCCGCCAGCTCGCTTTCCTGCAGCGGGCGGGTGATGCTGACATTGTCGAGCAGTGCAAAATACTCGCCACCGGCGGGAATGGTCGGACCGCAATAGGTCTGGGCATTGAAGCCTAGCGGTGTGCCCGGAGCAAATTCGGCGCGGCCGGTATAGCCGCTGCTACGCTCGCTGCCTTTCTCGTATACATACATGATGGCCGCACCGCTGGCCTCGGTTTCGATCTCGACGGTGTAGGTTGCACCCTGCTTGACCGGCCCCAGGATCTTGCCTGCCGCTTCCGATCCGATATACGAATCAATGGCCACGCCATATTGACTGAACGCGGCGCGGATGCGGCGGTTCGACGGCGTCCCCCAGGTACCACCGGAAATCCCCACGTTGATAACACTCTCCGGGAGCAAGGGCTTGTTCGGCAGTGTCACCTCATACTTCCAGGCCGTCCCGAGCGTACGGTTATTCATATACAGACCGGGATAGTCGGGATTCGACTGATTCAGCATGGTCAGCTTCATTGCGCTGCCGGTGTGCGTAATCGCCGCCGGTAGCACATTATTGACGCCGTTGGTATTGCCGTTGAAGTCATACAGCGTCGCGGCGGTCGTCAGGTCCAGGACGGCGGCATGGGTAATGGTGCTGGTGCGCTGGCCGCGCGCATCGTAGCGCATTTCGGTGACGCGGTTTTCCGGGCTGACGATGAAACGCAGGTGGTTCTTCTCGTCGTAGACGTAGCGCGTGGTCTGGGCGTCGCCCGCCAGCGCCGGGCCAGCGGCGTCGGGATCGGGCTGCACGTATTTCGTTTCCGTCTGCAGCTGGTTCAGGCCGCCGAAGGAACGTTCGACCACATTGCCCAGGGCATCGCGCTCGTAAATGCAGTTGCCGTTGACGTCGTAGCGGTAGACCGTCTTGTTGCCGTTGGCATCGGTATAGGCGGTGACGTTGCCGCTGGCATCGTATTCAATATCGCCGTAGTTTTTGTTGCCAGTGCTGGTGTCGACCTGCAGCATCGACTTGATCTGGCCGGCGGCGTCGAAGCTGAGATTGTGCATCAGGCCCGTGCTGTCGTTGACCTGCGCCGTCATCTTGGCCTGGTCGTAGGTATAGCTGATGCTGCGGCCGGTTTCGTCGTTGATCTTGGCCACCAGCCAGTTCGCGCCGATCTGCTGATACTTGATGACCAGCTGGGCGCCGTCGTGGTGCTTGATCGTGGCCACGCGCTTGCTGTCGCCGTCGTAGCTGTAGCGGGTCCAGACGGTCTTGCCGTCGGCGATGCTGTTATCTTCCGGCGTGAGGTCGGTGCTGACGCGGCTCAGGCGGTTGGCGCTGTCGTACTCGTAACGCACCCGGGTCTGGGCCACGGCCACACCCTGGGCGTTGGTGAAGCGGGTCTCGATTTCGCCCAGATTGTTGCCGCTGTATTTGAGCACGGTCGAACCGCCGCTGCTGTCGTCGATCTGGCTCAGCAGGCCATTGGCGTTGTAGGCATAATTCAGGCTGTTGCCGTCAAGGTCGCGCGAGCCGACCAGACGGCCGCCGTTGTTGGCGTCGTAGATTTCGGTGACGCGCGTGCTGCCCGAGGTCCAGGCCCACTGGGCCTTGGCGCTGTCGTAGCTCAGGCTGTCGTAGGCGCCGGCGCCATCGCTGCTGCGGTAGGTCTGGGTCGAACGGTCGTAGGTGAAGACGGTGATGGCGCCGTCGCCGCCGACGCGGCTGACGGTGCTCTTTTCCGCGTTCAGCGTGCCGGTGAGATTGCCGACGCTGCGCGACAGGCTGAGCCTCCAGTTGCCGCCATTGTCGTCGTTGAACTGGCCCTGGGAGTTGTAAGTGCGGATCAGCGATTGGCCAAGGCCGGCGGCGGCGAGGAATTCGTCCTGGTGCTGCAGCACCAGATTGCCGGTGGCGGCATTGACGTAGACATTATCGCCATTCCTGCCCAGCTGGGCGGCGCCGAACTGGCCGCGCTGGCCCAGCGTGGCCGCAGTGCTATTGATCAGACCCAGACCGTTACCGCCGACAATCGCTACCATAGCATTCCTTCTATTGATTAATTGGTCATGCCGCCCGGCGTGGGCAGACAGGTGCTCCATTCAAAAGAAGGTATCTAGGGATTTTTTGAAAAGTTTAGTTTTATTTGCAAATAATTTGAGTGCGTGTGGATGGCATGACCTGTTTCGAGTCATTTTGGAAATTATATTTTCTTTTTGGAAATTATTTTACAAAACAGAACACAGGGCCGCGCGAGTCTTGGAGGCAAGCCTAGGCCTAAGAAGGGGCATGAAGAGCAGATTGTGGCCAAGTTGAAGCAGGCCAAGCCGGGTATGCCGATCGCGCCGCACAGTCGTTCTACCGAAGCGTTTGGCGCTTTCCCGCAATGGAATCCAATGGCGAATGCGGCCGTATCGAATAATTCCGGGCAGTCCCACGCCGGCCGCTCCAATCTCCGCTTGAATTGTTTGTGCCTGGTAACGCCAGGTACCGCATGGTTTGGCGCAGTCTTATCGAATATTTTTATAATAATGAAATAAGGGAAATATTAAATACAAAAAATAGCGGGGACTTTGATTTATTGGGGATTTTATAAAAAAAAGGCCCGCTTAAAAAGCGGGCCGTAAGCCTTTGCATATGCATGCAATAAGCATTCCACTCCTTCGTCCTGGCATTTCACTGGGGTGGAATATGCCTGACGAACTCCTGCTTTAAACCCCGTCGTACAATATTATGTGCAGGTATCTATTTATAACTCTACCGTAAGGCAGTGCGCATAACAATGGATTTCATGTTGTAAGCAACAGATTAAATTTTTTCGCAAGCTAAAATATTTCAGTGGCGATAAGCCTGTTCTTGCATTGGCGGATTTAATCGTTTTACTTGCAAATGAATTAACGGCTGATTTTCAGGATTTGCGAGGCCAGTTGCGCGAAGCAGGGCTGTAAATCGGCGGCGGTTGCGGCCCAGCAATATTCGCCCACCGGCTGGTTGGCGTACTGGGGCAGGCTGTACTTCGTCGAATCGACCGTGTGGGCCATGTTTTTCAGCAGCACTTCTCCCGTTTCGCCATCCGGTCCGGTGGTGGCGCGTGCCGCCGCGCCCAGTCCCAGGGTGAACACATAGATGCCTTCGGCGCGGGACTTGTCGGCCATCGATTCGGCCAGATTGCGCGCCGCGCGGTTGATATTGGTCCACGACGGCGTGGATGTCACGCTGCGCATGCCGCTCGGGTTGGGCACCAGGGGGAATTCCTGGTCGGCCGCATCGTGGGCGTTGTACCAGGGCGGGATGGCGGTACTGGTCAGGTAGCTGAGGATGTTATTGCCCTGGTAGCAGTTGCCGGACAACTGCTGGTTCTGCACATCGTAGCGGAACAGGCCTGTGGGATTGCCGGTTTGGGTGTCGCCGGTGGCAATGGTGCCGGGCAGGGCGCAGTTCCCCGTATTTTTGAAGGTGAAATAGGAGGCGAAGGCGTTCGGTGCGCCGTCGGAGAAGAAGACGATCACGCGCAGCGTGGAACGGTTGGCGGCCAGGATGACGCGGTTGAGCTGATCGCGCGCCTGCCACAGGCCCTCGGAATAATTGGTGGTGGCGCCAAAGCTGTAGTTCTGGATCTTGGTGTTCATGGTGGTGCGGTCGAAGCCGCGGCTCTGGTCGGCCTTGAACGGCACGTCCACCACGCCGCCCACCGAAAAGTGGATCAGGGAGATCCGGTCGGTATCGACATTGAACATGCTGAGGAAGGATTGCGCGCTGGTCCTGACCTGGGCCGCCACGGAAGACAGGGAGCCGGTGGTGTCGACCACGAAGGCCAGGTCCAGATCCTTCCTGATCGTTTGCGCCTGGGCGTTGACTTGCAGCAGATTGAAACCCAGCACCTGCATCAGGCTGACCTTGACGCTGGCCTGGGCCGAGGTGTCGATCGTGATTGCGCCGTGGTCGAAGGTGATGGCGGGATCGTTCCATGTCAGCGTGGAGCCGAGATAGCCGTCCGCGATATTGGCATCGAAGAAGCGCCTGGCCGCCTGTTTGGCGCTGGCGATCTGGTCGGCCTGTGTCGCCCCCTGCGTGACGGCCCTGGCGGCGGCCACGCCAGCCGCATCGACGGCCGAACTCAATCGGGCGCGCAGCAGGTAGCCAACGCCGGAATCGATCGCCAGCCCGATGGCGCCGATCAATATCGGCAGCAGCAGGGCCGCCAGGATCGCTACCTGGCCGCAGCAATACTTCTTCTTCAAGGGATGCATGGCCGGTTCGCAGTCGTCAGAAGATGGTCAAAGCATACAGATTGGGGCCGACCAAGGGCGTCATTAGGCCGCCGCCAACGCCGATATTGCCCAGCAGGGATTGATAACGGTAATAGGTTTCCACCGCAAAGATCACCTCGCCATCCTTCAGCATGCCGGTCATGGCATTGGCCGTCGGCGAGGTCGCGCCGGGACTGGGCAGGCCGGCGCAACTGCCGTCGCTGGCCCAGGAGGTGCCGCCGCTCGCGCCGCAGCTCCAGACATTGCTCAGCGGCGTATACTGGCTCTGGTTCCAGCCTTGCTGCCAGCGGTACTGCTCCAGAATGATGTTGCGGATTACACCGCTTTCGGCCCGTCCCATGATCCGCGTGATGTAAATCATGCCCTGCGTATTCATCTCCAGCGGCGGCGTGGTGGCCGCCAGCGAATCCATGATCTGCGTGTAGCTGTAGCCGGAAGAGCGCGAAGCCAGGCTGCCGCCTTCCCTGCCGATGCTGACCAGGATCATATTGGCCTGGATGGCGCGGGCGATATCGAAGACCGAAAGCGCCATCAATAAAATCATCGGCAGGATAATGGCAAATTCGACGATGGCGCCGCCGTGCCGGCGCTTGCGCGTATCGCTGCGCTCAGAACGCCTCATTGCGCATGGTGGCAGCGACCGAGAACGCATATACGCCTCCAGTGAATTGCCCCTTCCAGAAAGGCGTCATCAGGGACCAGTTGCAATCGAGCCGGAATACGACGATGTCACCCGCGGCTCCGAACATGCCCGGCACATAGGCCGACGACTTGTCGTAGGCGGTTGGCGTGCCGTTATTGACGGTGATGACGATATTCTTTACCACCGGATCGAAGTAGCCCATCGATGCGTTCCTGATCTGCTGGACGATGGCGAGATAGCGCTGCTGGTTGGCCGTGTTCGGGTCGGCATTGCGCTGCCCGGTGATGGCGTACCGTGCGCCCTCGCGCACTGCGTGCTGCAGCGTGAGGTTTACGAAAAACAGCAGGCCCAGTTCGACGATGCACAGCAGGATGAAGATATACAGCGCGACGATGATCCCGAATTCCACTGCGGCAGCGCCTTGCTGCTGCGGCGGGCTTCCCGGCTTTCGTAGCTTCGTGCGCATATGGCTCCTGGCTTACCAGCTGGCTGACAAGGATGGAGTTCCGTATGGAGACGGCCCCTTACTGCGAACTTTACCGCTTTCATTCCCTCGCCGCCAGTGAAAGCGGCTCAAAATGATAACGGAGGTTGCAGCAAGCCCACTGCGCGCGGCACATGTGGGCAGCAGCCTACAGCTTGCATGATTGAAGTTCTGTGGGCTGCTGGCGTTGCGGCATGGGCTGGGATGGCGATGCAATGCCTACTGTTGGGATGCCGGCTTTTCTGGCGGCTGCATCAGCCGCTTCATCCAGTCCACGCTTGCTCCCGCACCTTCGATAACATACCAGTTCACCGCCAGCAGATAGCTCTTGCGCTGGTTGGAAACAAAGTATTCCATCCCATAAGCGTTGGCAAAGACCCTGGCCAGACTGGGGCCGTCATGCAGCATAAGGACGCGGTCCCTGTCTTCTCCGCGCTGCTCGAAGAAGACATAGGCCGCTTCCGCATCAAGGTGGCTGGAGTAAGTGAATTCGTTGGCTTCCAAAGGGATTGCAATGGAGTGGTGGCCGATCGCCAGATGGCCGGCGACCCGTTCCGGCTTGAACTTGTCCATGACTGCGCTGATGAACAGGCGCGATGGCCCGGCATCGAGCGCGGTGCAGGCCAGACCCAGCTCCCCGGCCGAGCCGAGGAATTCTTTAACGCAGGACATCGAGGTCAAACCTTAGCGCATCACCAGCGCTTTTACCGCCTCCAGCGAATCGCCGCTGGAGCGGGTGGCGCGGACCTGGTTGCGGCCGCCCTCCTTGGCCACATACATGGCGCGGTCGGCGGCCACGAACAGCGATTCGGTGCTATCGAGCTGGCTGGGGTGGATGGTCGCCACGCCGATGCTGACCGTGATATGCGGCGACGTCACCGAGCGCGGATGCGGCAGCTGCAGCGACTCGATATGCGCGCGGATCGATTCTGCCAGCAGATAGGCCGAATCCGAATCCGTCTCCGCGAACAGCAGCACGAACTCTTCGCCGCCGTAGCGCGCCGCCAGGTCGGTGGCGCGCAGGGCGTGCGAGTTGATGGCTTGCGCCACTTTCTGCAGGCAGACGTCGCCCGCCGCGTGGCCCAGGGTGTCGTTGTACAGCTTGAAGTGGTCCACATCGAGCACCACCAGCGATAGCGCGGCGCCGCTGCGCAGGGCGCGCTGCCATTCTTTTTCGAGGAAGCTGTCGAAATGGCGCCGGTTGGCGATCTTGGTCAGCGGATCGATCATGGCGGCGCGCTGCAGGGCGTCTTCCGACAGCTTGTGGTGGGTGATGTCGTGCAGCAGGCCGATGAACAGGGGCTGGCGCAGGAACATGGGCGTCAGCGTCAGGTCCATGCAGACCGAGGAACCGTTGTGGTGGCGGATGATGACTTCGCGCGTGCCGTGGCTGTAGGCCGTCTCCGGATTGGCGGCGTAGCGCGCGAAGTAGTCCAGGTACTCCTGCGCCACCAGGGGATTGAGCAGGTCCGAAATCGATTGCCCGGCCAATTCGTTGGAGGCATAGCCCAGGTACTTGTCGCAGGCCGGGTTGGTGAACTGGATGCGGCCATCGGCTTCGATGATCAGCAGGCCCTCGGCCATATTGTTGACGATGGTGCGCAGGCGCTCGGCCTGTTCCTGCTGGGATTCCTGGCTGATGCGGATCTGCAGCTGGGTGCGCACGCGGGCGCAGACCTCGGCCATGCGCAGCGGCTTGCCGATATAGTCGACGGCGCCGCAATCGAAGCCGGCCACCACATCCTCAGCCTCGGTGCGCGCGCTCATGAAGATCACGGGAATGCGCTGGGTGATAGGGCTGGCTTTCAGCTGGCGGCAGGTCTCGATGCCGTCCATGCCGGGCATGACCACGTCCAGCAGGATCAGGTCGGGATGCACGCGGCGCGCGATCTCCAGCGCGCGCTCACCGGAGTTGGCGACAAAGGTTTGATAGCCTTGCTCGACCATCATCTTGCGCAGGGCGCTCAGGCTCTCTGGAGCGTCGTCCACGATCAGAATCGCAGCGTCGCGCTGCGTGGCAATGCTCGTACCGCCTAGGTTCATGCTGGCCTGAAAAGAAGTGTTCGGTCCCGACGATCATACCGAAGGGACAATGGAAATTGTTGGAAAACATTGCCATGTTGACCGAAAAAGACGGCCAATGGCAGCCAAATCGGTAAAACCGGTATTTCTAATGGGAAATTATAGTTACTTCTAGTCAAGATGTTGCGGCTTAACGTCATTCTCGTTGTTAAGCCGCAACAGCATGCGCGGCAGCAGGACGCTGCCGCGCGGCGGGGCGGGGATTACACGCGGGCGGCCAGCAGCTTGCCCAGGATTTCGATGCCGGTGCGGATGCGGTCCGGCGCCACGGTCACGAAGGACAGGCGCAGGGTGTTGGTTTCCGGCTCGTTGGCGTAGAACGGCGCGCCCGGCACGAAAGCGACTTTCTGCTTGATCGCTTCGTCCAGCAGTTCCATGGCGTTGATGTGCTTGGGCAGGGTGACCCAGATGAACATGCCGCCTTCGGGCTTGGTCCAGGTGACGCCGGCCGGGAAGTGCTCGTCCATCGCCTTCAGCATGGCTTGGCACTGGTTGCCGTACAGTTCGCGGATGGTCGGGATGTGCTGGTCCAGGAAGCCATCCTTGATCACTTCGTGCACCACCATCTGGGTCAGCTGGGCGGTGTGCAGGTCGGCGGCCTGTTTGGCCAGTTCCAGGCGGCGCACCAGCGGCAGCGGGGCCACCACGTAGCCCAGGCGGATACCGGGGGTCAGCACTTTGGAGAAGGAACCCATATAGATCACGCCTTCCGGGTTCATCGCCACCATCTTCGGCATCGGCTCGCCCTTGTAGCTCAGGGCGCCGTAAGGATCGTCCTCGATCAGCGGCAGGCCCAGGCGGGCGCAGCTTTCCACCAGTTCCAGGCGGCGCTCGGCGGACAGGGTGCGGCCGGTCGGGTTCTGGAAGTTCGGCAGCGCGTACAGCAGGCGCGCGCCCTGGGCCACTTTGTCCAGCGAGGAGGGAATCAGGCCGTGTTCGTCGGTGTCGACCGACACGAATTCAGGACGGTAGACCGAGAACGCCTGCAGCGCGCCCAGATAGCTTGGCGTTTCCACCAGCACGCGGCTGCCTTCGTCGATCAGCACCTTGCCCAGCAGGTCCAGCGCCTGCTGCGAACCGGAGACCATCAGCACTTGTTCCGGCACGATCCTGGCGCCATTGGTCGAGAGCGAATCGGCAATCCACTGGCGCAGCGGCATATAGCCGTCGGTCGGGCCGTATTGCAGGGCGACCTTGCCGTTATTCGACAACACTTTGTCGAACGCTTGCTTCATCATGTCCACCGGGAAGGTGGCGGGGGAAGGCAGGCCGCCGGCGAAGGAAATGATTTCCGGCTGCTGCGTGACCTTCAGGATCTCGCGGATGAAGGAGCTTTGCATCTGGCTGGCGCGTTCGGAGAAGCGCCACTGGAGCGGATTGGGGTTTTCGATTTTCATACGATTCTCTCTTGAGGTGGACAGGGCGGCGCCCGGGCCGGGAACAAGCACGCTTGTGGCGGCTTTGAAAGAGCGGCGCCGGGTAGGCGTCGCCCACAATCTGTTTTACGCGATTTCGGCGATCATCTCGATCTCAACGCAGGCGCCGCGCGGGATTTGCGCTACGCCGAATGCGGAGCGGGCGTGTTTGCCCGCAGCGCCGAATACTTCGCCCAGCAGTTCCGAGCAGCCATTGGTGACCAGGTGTTGGTCGGTGTAGTCGGGGGTCGAATTCACCAGACTCATGACTTTAACGATGCGTTTCACGCGGGTCAGGTCGCCGCCGCAGGCATCCTGCAGGGTGCCGATCAGGTCGATGGCGATGGCGCGCGCGGCTTGCTGGCCTTCTTCGGTCGAGATGTTCTTGCCCAATTGGCCCACCCATGGGTTGCCATCGGCTTTTTTGGCGATGTGGCCGGAGATGAACACCAGGTTGCCGGTCTGGACGTGCATGACGTAGGCAGCCACGGGCGCGGCCGGGGCGGCCAGCGTGATATCGAGCGATTTCAGTTTTTCGTAAACAGACATTTTGTATCCGAAGAAAATGGCCGAAGGTTCGGCGGGGTTAGGGGTAATGGTGCCGGCTGCGGAGCCGCGAGAACGATATTGTACGTCTTGCAGCGTCACATGCCCACAAATCCGGCGCGGCGGTGCCGTATCAGCCCATGCCGCCCCCGTTTCAGCGCCGGATCTGGGCGCGGCGGCCGACGCCGACCACCGCGATCACGGCCAGCGCGAACAGCATATGCTCGCCCTGCAGCGGCTCGCCCAGCACCAGCGCGGCGCCCAGCAGTGAGAGGAAGGGCTGCACCAGCTGCACCTGGCCGACGCGCGCCACCCCGCCCAGCGCCATGCCGCGATACCAGAAAAAGAAACCGATAAACATCGAAAACACGGAAACATAGGCAAAACCGCCCCAGGCGCGCAGGCCGGCCTGGGTGAAGGCGGCCGGGTCTTGCCAGATCAGCCACAGCGTAATCGGCAGGGCCACCGGCAGCGACAGCACCAGTCCCCAGCTGATGACCTGCTGTCCACCCATGCTTTGCGACAGGCGGCCGCCTTCCGCATAGCCGATGGCGGCGGCCAATACGGCGGCGAACACCGCCAGGTCGGCCAGGTGCAGGCTGCCGCCGCTCTGGCGCAGCGCAAAGGCCAGTACCAGGCCGGAGCCCAGCAGGGCGGAGGCCCAGAAGGCCGGCGACGGCCGCTCATGCCCGCGCAGGGCCGAACACAGGGCCGTGGCCAGCGGCAGCACGCCCACCAGCACCGCGCCATGCGCGGCGGGCAGCGAGCGCATGGCGATGGAGGTCAGCAGCGGAAAGCCGACCACGCAGCCGGCCGCCACCAGCAGCAGCTGGGGCAGGGCGGCGCGCGGCGGCAAGGACTCGCGCTTCCACCACAGCCAGAGCGCGGCCAGCACGCCCGCCGCCACGGCGCGGCCCATGGCCACGAACACCGGGTCGAGCGCGGCCACCGCCATGCGGGTGAAGGGTAGGGTCAGGCTGAAAATGGCGACGCCGGCCAGGCCCAGCAGCATGCCCATGCTTTCGTCGGACAGGGCGCCGTGGCTACGGGTGGCAAGCGGCTTGGGTGGCAGGGCGGAGCCGCCGGCGGCGGCGCTGCAGCTGGCGTTCATCGGCTTGTTCTTCATGGCACGCTCTTGAAGGGCTGTTCGTCCAGCACGCGCTGGAACAGGGGGGCATCGATATTGGCGCCGGTCAGCGGCAGGCCCAGTTTGCGGCCTTTGACGCGCGGGTCGTTCTTCAGCAGCAGGGCCGCGGCCAGGGCCGCCGCGCCCGCGCCTTCGCTCAGATTATGGGTGCAGCGGTAGTACAGGCGCATGGCGCGCGCCACCTGCTCGTCGCTGACGGCGACGATATCGTCGGCCAGTTCGATAATCGGCGGCAGCGAGCTGGCGTCGGCCATGCGGCAGGCCAGGCCGTCGGCCAGCTCGGTGCTGACCGGCGCTTCCATCGGCTGGCGGGCGTGGAAGGAGAGCTGGTAGGCCAGCGCGTGTTCCGAGACCACG
This region includes:
- a CDS encoding vWA domain-containing protein, which produces MHPLKKKYCCGQVAILAALLLPILIGAIGLAIDSGVGYLLRARLSSAVDAAGVAAARAVTQGATQADQIASAKQAARRFFDANIADGYLGSTLTWNDPAITFDHGAITIDTSAQASVKVSLMQVLGFNLLQVNAQAQTIRKDLDLAFVVDTTGSLSSVAAQVRTSAQSFLSMFNVDTDRISLIHFSVGGVVDVPFKADQSRGFDRTTMNTKIQNYSFGATTNYSEGLWQARDQLNRVILAANRSTLRVIVFFSDGAPNAFASYFTFKNTGNCALPGTIATGDTQTGNPTGLFRYDVQNQQLSGNCYQGNNILSYLTSTAIPPWYNAHDAADQEFPLVPNPSGMRSVTSTPSWTNINRAARNLAESMADKSRAEGIYVFTLGLGAAARATTGPDGETGEVLLKNMAHTVDSTKYSLPQYANQPVGEYCWAATAADLQPCFAQLASQILKISR
- a CDS encoding TadE family protein, with translation MRRSERSDTRKRRHGGAIVEFAIILPMILLMALSVFDIARAIQANMILVSIGREGGSLASRSSGYSYTQIMDSLAATTPPLEMNTQGMIYITRIMGRAESGVIRNIILEQYRWQQGWNQSQYTPLSNVWSCGASGGTSWASDGSCAGLPSPGATSPTANAMTGMLKDGEVIFAVETYYRYQSLLGNIGVGGGLMTPLVGPNLYALTIF
- a CDS encoding TadE/TadG family type IV pilus assembly protein, with the translated sequence MRTKLRKPGSPPQQQGAAAVEFGIIVALYIFILLCIVELGLLFFVNLTLQHAVREGARYAITGQRNADPNTANQQRYLAIVQQIRNASMGYFDPVVKNIVITVNNGTPTAYDKSSAYVPGMFGAAGDIVVFRLDCNWSLMTPFWKGQFTGGVYAFSVAATMRNEAF
- a CDS encoding diguanylate cyclase, which codes for MNLGGTSIATQRDAAILIVDDAPESLSALRKMMVEQGYQTFVANSGERALEIARRVHPDLILLDVVMPGMDGIETCRQLKASPITQRIPVIFMSARTEAEDVVAGFDCGAVDYIGKPLRMAEVCARVRTQLQIRISQESQQEQAERLRTIVNNMAEGLLIIEADGRIQFTNPACDKYLGYASNELAGQSISDLLNPLVAQEYLDYFARYAANPETAYSHGTREVIIRHHNGSSVCMDLTLTPMFLRQPLFIGLLHDITHHKLSEDALQRAAMIDPLTKIANRRHFDSFLEKEWQRALRSGAALSLVVLDVDHFKLYNDTLGHAAGDVCLQKVAQAINSHALRATDLAARYGGEEFVLLFAETDSDSAYLLAESIRAHIESLQLPHPRSVTSPHITVSIGVATIHPSQLDSTESLFVAADRAMYVAKEGGRNQVRATRSSGDSLEAVKALVMR
- a CDS encoding PLP-dependent aminotransferase family protein, giving the protein MKIENPNPLQWRFSERASQMQSSFIREILKVTQQPEIISFAGGLPSPATFPVDMMKQAFDKVLSNNGKVALQYGPTDGYMPLRQWIADSLSTNGARIVPEQVLMVSGSQQALDLLGKVLIDEGSRVLVETPSYLGALQAFSVYRPEFVSVDTDEHGLIPSSLDKVAQGARLLYALPNFQNPTGRTLSAERRLELVESCARLGLPLIEDDPYGALSYKGEPMPKMVAMNPEGVIYMGSFSKVLTPGIRLGYVVAPLPLVRRLELAKQAADLHTAQLTQMVVHEVIKDGFLDQHIPTIRELYGNQCQAMLKAMDEHFPAGVTWTKPEGGMFIWVTLPKHINAMELLDEAIKQKVAFVPGAPFYANEPETNTLRLSFVTVAPDRIRTGIEILGKLLAARV
- a CDS encoding RidA family protein; the protein is MSVYEKLKSLDITLAAPAAPVAAYVMHVQTGNLVFISGHIAKKADGNPWVGQLGKNISTEEGQQAARAIAIDLIGTLQDACGGDLTRVKRIVKVMSLVNSTPDYTDQHLVTNGCSELLGEVFGAAGKHARSAFGVAQIPRGACVEIEMIAEIA
- a CDS encoding DMT family transporter produces the protein MNASCSAAAGGSALPPKPLATRSHGALSDESMGMLLGLAGVAIFSLTLPFTRMAVAALDPVFVAMGRAVAAGVLAALWLWWKRESLPPRAALPQLLLVAAGCVVGFPLLTSIAMRSLPAAHGAVLVGVLPLATALCSALRGHERPSPAFWASALLGSGLVLAFALRQSGGSLHLADLAVFAAVLAAAIGYAEGGRLSQSMGGQQVISWGLVLSLPVALPITLWLIWQDPAAFTQAGLRAWGGFAYVSVFSMFIGFFFWYRGMALGGVARVGQVQLVQPFLSLLGAALVLGEPLQGEHMLFALAVIAVVGVGRRAQIRR